Genomic DNA from Niabella ginsenosidivorans:
AAACAGTAACACTGGCTACATCAGCAGGGTTTACCAGGTTAGGGTCCTGTACCACACCGTCTACAAGGATCAATGGCCCGCCACCATTAATGGAAGTAATACCCCTGATATTAAAATTAGAGCCCTGGCCCGGCGCACCGCCCTGCGGGGTGATCTGCAGGTTGGGCACCACGCCCTGAAGCCCCGCGCCGATGTTCGTAATGGGGCGGTTTTCCAGCACTTCCCCGGATACCTGGGTTATAGCTGCTGAAACATCGCTTTTTTTCTGTGTGCCATAACCTACAACAATCACTTCGTTAAGGCTGTTTTCTGCCGGCAAAAGTATTATTTCCATATTTTCCTGGCCGGCAACTGCTATTTCCTGCGTCTGATATCCGATCAGTGAAAATACAAGGGTATCCCCGGTATTAGCGTTCAGCGAAAACCGTCCGTTTGCGGTTGTAATAACTCCGGTACTGGATCCTTTTATAATAACGGATACATTTTCCAGCAGCTCTCCTTTATTATTTTTGACAACTCCTGTAACAATACGCTCCGGAAAACCTGAACTGCTGCTATCTGCAACATTCCCTGTTACCACTACCTTATTGCCCGGCAACTGTTGCCAGTGCAGATGGGAGCCTTCCAGTATTTTCCGCATTACTTCATCCAGGGAAGCATTCTGCACGTTGATGGAAACAAAACGCGTTGCCGGCAGGATATCATTACTGTAGTAAAACCGATACTGAGAATGTTTTTCAATCTTTTGAAATACTTCAGGAAGAGAAATATTTTCTGCTTTTAAATTCAGTACCTGCTGCCCGTAATTAGCAGCGGACACCTGTAACGCAAAAAAAAGAAATACCGCAGATAACTTCATGATTAATACAAATTCCCTATAAAGGGCCCTGTTGCCTTTTTTATGGCAAGTACATTTTTGCATATATTTGTTTTGAGTTAATTAATACAGCACATTAGAGCGCTTACATACCTTTAATGTGCAATTACTTAGGGGAATGTTGGCGCATTCCCTTTTTAACAGATCCTGTTTTCTTTTTATCCTACCATAGTTCCTGATTTATAGTTTTGTAATCTTATTCAATAGTGATCCGGTTTTTATCCCTCTGGAATTTAATGGGTTTGGAAAGCTTCAGTATTTCCAGTATCTGATCCAGATCTGTATCATCAAAGGTTCCTGTATACCGGTACTGCCTGGCCTTTTCTGATTTAAAAACAATCGTTACACCAAATACCCGCTCCAGTTCTGCCGTAATTTCAGCTAAAGGCCGGTCAACAAAAACCAGCCGGCCTTTTGTCCAGGATGTTTCGGCAATCAGGCTGTCTTTAACCGTTACCGGCAGGATCATTACAGAGTCTGTTTTATTGTTGTTATGGCTGGCCACCAGCTTCTGGCCGGGTTTCAGTACAAAATCTTCGTCTGCATGATCCTTTAACCGGATGGCTACTTTTCCCCGGATCAATGCAGTTTCAAAAACGCCGTTATCAAAGGCCTTCACATTAAACGCTGTACCCAACACTTTTATAGTTCCGGCACCTGTATGAATGATAAACGGCCTGGCAGCATCATGCGTTACATCAAAATAAGCCTCTCCCCACAATGATACTTCCCGTACATCTCCTTTAAACTTTTCGTCATAGTTCAGCCTGCTGTTGGCATTGAGCAGGACAACAGTACCATCCGGCAGGCGAATCCGCGACCTGGATCCTTTTGTAGTAGCCATTTCATTACCTGCACCGGGTATTGCGCCGGGTTTCCTGTTAAGAAACACTACCAGCAGCAACACCGCTAACAACACTGCAGCCGCAACAGGCACTACCCATCTTTTTGTAAAACGAACGGGGTGCTGCCGGGCAGGCAATCCCTGTTTTTCGGTCAGCATTTCCTGCACATACATATTGGCCGCATGTGCCGCGTAGGAAATCTCCGCCCGCTCTGTATCCCTGGCGTCCCGCTGCGCGGGTTTGATCAATTCATCATAAAAAAACTGCAGTTCAGGATGTTGTACCAATATGGCTTCCAGTTCCTGCAACTCCTCTGCATTGGCTTCTCCAGATAATTTCAGTGCAAACAACCTGTAAAACCTATTTTCCAGTTTTTTGTCCATTGCTTTTTAATAAGACTGTTAAAAATGGGGTTACCGTGAACCCTTCAGGATTTTTTTTTCATAAGATAGTCATCCAGGGCATTCCGTAGCTTTTTTAATGCCGAACGCATATGCGTTTCCAGTGTATTCTGTGATAATTCCAGAACGGCTCCTGCTTCTTTATAAGAGAGCTCCTCTTCTTTTATTAACCGGTATACCATCTGGCATTGGGGCGGTAATGCCTGCACTGTTTGTTCAATCAGCACTGAAAGTTCCGTGGCCATTAACTGCTGATCAGGGGTATCGGCAGACATCGGTTCTCCATTACCCGCAGCTTCCGGCAAGCGGGTCTCCATACGGTGTTTTTTTAAATAAGTAATGGCGGTATTGCGGGCAGCAGTTAACAGGTACGTGTTTAAATGACCTACATAGGCCAGCTTATTTTCCATGGTCCATATCCTGATCATTACATCTGCAACGACCTCTTCAGCCAAAACATCCTGCTGAAGAATAGTATAGGCCATTTTGTAAAGAGCAGGATGAAAATACAGGTACAATTCTTTATAAGCCGCCTGATCCCTGGCATAAGCCACCCTGTTTTGCAGGTATAACAAATGTGCCCTATCCTTCATATAACGCTAAAATCAGGGGGAAGATAAAAAAACTGTAATAAACGCGACAGGAAAGTTTCCAAGAACCGACATTGTAAGGGATCACTTCTTTTTTCTAATACTAATAAACAAGAAGCATAGCAACTGTTCCCTACTTTAAAGCACTAATTAACTGCCGCCGTGTTAATGGGTTAACAATATGGAGCTCTCCATTTTGTATGCGGGGACCCACCGCTTAAACTCCATTTAATTAATTGTAAATAAATTAATTACATCAATCAACTTATGCCAAAAGAGCGACTACTCCACCGGAAAAGGAAGCGGCTTTCCTGTTGTTTTTTCAACAGGCATCGGCGCTTTCCATTCTTTTAACTGATGAAATAATTCCGTAGTAAGGAGTCTGCAGCGGTCCGCGTTTCCGGAAGCAAGGTCTTTTTCTTCCCCAATATCTGTCTTTAAGTTATACAGCTCCGTTTTACCTGTTCTTAAACTATAGATCAGCTTCCAGTCGCCTTTTCGTATTGCACTGTAATAATTGATGCCAGGGCCTGCGTCGTCTTTTATCCATTTATTTGGAATATGCCATATAAGGCTCCGGGTATTCTGAGTCTGGTTGGGGTTTTTCAGCAGGGGCACAAAACTCTGTCCGTCTATTTGCTGAACCAATTTGTAATTCTTTATACCGGCCATTTCCAATATTGTTGGGAAAAAATCTTCAATAATTACATATTGGTTGGTTACTGTACCGCCCCTGACCACTCCCGGCCATTTTACAATCATAGGCTCACGGATGCCTCCTTCGTTTACAGAACCCTTGCCTGCTTTTAATGGCTGGTTTTGCGTATTGGGCTTACCACCCCTGTTTGTAATGCTCAGGCCGCCATTGTCACTCATAAAAATAATAATGGTATTTTCTGCCACCCCCTTCTTTTTTAGAAAGTCCATAATATCTCCCAGGCTTTTATCCATTCCTTCAATTAAGGTGGCATATGCGGCTTCCTCCGGGTCAAGGTCTTTATAGTGCTCAATGAACCGGGGATCTGGCTGAACAGGAACATGGAGTGCAAAATGCGCCATATTCAAATAAAAAGGCTCGTTACGGCTAATGGGCGTTTCTATTGCTTTTAAAGCTTCCCGGGTAAGTGCTTCGGTGAGGAAGGTATTGGTTCCGTAATAATCCTGAAGGCCGGGGGTTGCCCGCACAGAATAGATGCCCGGTTTATTTCCATAATTCTCCTCACCATAATAGGATTGTTCCTGACCAGCCGCGCCACCGCCAATATTTACGATAAAGCCCATATTGTTAGGGTTTGCGCCGGGAGTTCCCTGTGAGCCCCAGTGTGCCTTACCTACATGCACTGTAAAATAGCCTGCATCCTTTAATAATTGAGGAAAAGTGGTGGCATAAATGGTGTAAGGAACTCCCGGAACAGGGCTGAGGCCATTATAATTCCAGTCTGCCGTCTCAAACTGATCATCCTTTTGATCAGTAGGCGTATTGAGCAGGGGAGACGTCCAGTTGGTAACCCCATGGTGCCCCGTATTCATACCCGTCATTAAACTTACCCGCGAAGGAGTACATACTGGTGCTGCGTAGGCATTCGTAAACTTCATGCCCTCTTTTGCCAGCCGTTCCATAGAAGGAGTGCGATAAATTTTATTTAATGGTGTTTTCTCTTTCCAGAAAGGTTCCGAGGTATCCTGCCAGCCCATATCATCTACCAAAAACAAAATAATATTAGGGCGTTTTGCCTTCTGTGCATGAAGCGTTCCTCCAACAATAACGGAGCTTATAAAAACAATCAACCAATTTTTCATGAGCATCTTTTTAATAATCATAAAGGCAAATACTGATAGCCGGTTTTGAAAGGCATCTGCTGTATCCAGCCTGACCGCACCCTCAATCAGGGACCGGTAATCTGTAAAGATATTTATTACCAATAAAGCTCCGTGGTTATTTATTGTTCAGTGACCGATATGTTTTACCTGTACTTAGAAACCTTTACAACCTGCCCTGAGAGAAGATAAAAAAACTGTAATAAAAAGTAACAGGAAATTTCAGAGAACAAGCATTGTGAAGATCACATACCTCTGTACAATAAACAAATAAGCGGATCAACCGTTCCAAACTACAAAGGCATTAATCGCATTCCACGTTAATAGTTCATTGTGCGAATTTCCTCTTTTTAAACGGCAGCTACCGGCAAAAAAAGCGGATCAAATGATCCGCTTTCATGCATTTATTAATCAATATTGTATTTACTACGTGCCATTGAAGGCTGTTAATAGCAGCACTGCAGCTGAAGTGTGCGACGCAACGAAGTTTCATAGCAGTACCCTGCCGGGCTCAATATAAAAAATACGAACTTAATAGTGCTCTTTTAAAAATATTATAAGCCGCCAAAGCTCAGGCCAACAGTAACCGGGCGCAGGTTAGGCCCAACGCCATCTTTGAGCAACTTGGTAAACTGGTAAGAACCAAACAGGGTAAAATGTCCCACACCGATGCGGGCAGTTCCTGCAATACGTGTTGTATTGAAATAATATTTACTGGACTCCTTTAATATGTATTCCTGGGTACCAGGTTCCTGCAATTTGGAACGTGTGCCTGATTTGATCAAAAACCCTCCTTTTATACCAATGGCAAACTTAAAGCTGCCGTCACTGTGCTCCGGGTTGGCTACATAGCGCAGCTCTATCGGGGCTTCCAAATAGCTGGTTACCACTTTTGTTTTTTTGATGGTTGTGGTAAGCGTATCATACAGGAATGGCATTGTGCCTGAAGTTGCCTTTACATTAGCAAAATTCTGTTTTTTATCCAGTGATATGTGGTCTGATCCAATGCCCAATCCAATAGCCGCGCTTAGCTGAGGAGTGGTTTTAAAGGGGAAGTCCAGCATAAAATATACGTTCACGCTCCTGGGCAGCCCCCCAGTTTGAATGCTGTCTGGTTTGCTCAGCCAGTTAGTGTAGCCAAATTGGACAAGAAAATGGTCATTAGCCCTTTTGGTAAGATCGTATTTCTTTTTAGGCCTGGCAGGAGTTTCTTTTGTTTCTTTTGTTGGCGGAGGTATGTTACCTGTGGAATCAACCTGTGCGTACAATATCCCGCTAAGCAAAAAGCTGGCAATAAGAAATAAAGCTATTTTCTTCATAAATATTTTAAAGTTGGCGCAAATATATTCGTCTTTGGGTTAAAATTAGGTTAATACGCCCCTGTTATTTTAATGAAGCCGTATTTTTTCCTGATTAAATTGATATTTTTTGCTTGCAGCATCATATTTTTTTTTAATTTCGCCCTCCCCTTTACCGGAAGGAGAAAACGATTTGCCTAAAAAATTTGCTGTTAACAGCATTGGTCCTATAGCTCAGCCGGTTAGAGCATCTGACTCATAATCAGAGGGTCCCTGGTTCGAGCCCAGGTGGGACCACAAGAAAATCAGGCAGTTACGAAAAAGTAGCTGCTTTTTTTGTGATTGCTGATAAACAATTGACAAACATTTTTAGATAACATTGTCATTCGCAAAAAATTCTTATTCTTTTTAGACGCTAAATATTGAATAGACACAGGATCTTCCATCAGGTACGCTGCTTTATCAAATAACTGTGGAAAAAGAAACTACTACTTACTATTTATATTTAAAGGCGCCGTTCCCTGAAACCAAAGCTTTGGAAACCTTCACTATTCTTATTGCAATATGTTCTTCCCGGCAATCATTCGTGATGAGTTATTTCTCCTGTAATTCCACCAGCTCTCCTCTATTCGCTCCTAAATTCCTGCCCCATTTTGATATGGCGTTAAGCGTTTCAATGAGGGTTTTTCCAAATTCAGTAAGTGAATATTCCACACGAACGGGTGGTTTAGAGCCGTACACTTTCCTTTCTATTAAGCCGTCCGCTTCCAGTGTGTGCAACTGAATGCTTAACATTTTCTCAGTAATAGCAGGTATCCGTTTCTTTAATTCCGCAAAACGCAATGTACCGCCCTTCAGATACCAAAGCACTACTGCTTTCCACTTACCGCCAATATACTTCATTGTAATGTCCATTGGGCAATGATATAATTTGCCATCCAGCCTGTAAACGACATTTTTCCCTTTGACAATCATACCAAGAAATTTAACCTGTTAAAATTGACAGTTATTGCTGACCGAAGATACCCTATTTATTTTTGCTACTGAAAAAAGTATAGCTCTGTTTAAAATCAGAGTATGTAAACTACATCGTTTTGCTGTTCCGGGAACTATCCCGTAAGCTGACCCGCTCTTAATGAAAGGGTCGTCAGGTCATTACAGGAATCAGAAAATTCATCACATTAAAAAGCATAAAAATGAAAAAAATAGGAATATTGGGAACAGGAATAGTAGGAAGCACCATCGGTTCAAAGCTTACAGCATTAGGCTACGAGGTAAAAATGGGCTCAAGAACTGCCAACAATACCAAAGCCGCAGAGTGGGTAAAAGCCAATGGCAAAAGCGCCACACAGGGCACATTTGCCGATGCGGCAGCTTATGGTGAAATTATTTTTAACTGCACAAAAGGCGCATATTCGCCTGAAGCGATAAAAATTGCCGGCGCGGCAACACTTGCAGGAAAAATATTAATTGACATCAGTAATCCGCTGGATTTTTCAAAGGGGATGCCGCCAACGCTTATACCTGCGCTTTCCAATACCCATTCCTTGGGCGAAGCCATTCAACAACTACTTCCCCAAACCAGCGTGGTAAAAACATTGAATATTGTAAACTGTGAAGTAATGGTAGATGCGGCTAAATGTGGTGGCGACGCTACAATGTTCCTGGCGGGAAATGACAGCAGCTCAAAAAAGGAAGCGGAGTTAATATTGAAACAATTTGGCTGGAAGGATATTATTGACCTGGGTAATATTACACATTCCCGCAGTACGGAAATGATGCTGCTGATATGGCTAAGTACCACTATGGTTACTAAAAACAGATACATCGGGTTTAAAATACTCCGGTAACAAGTATACTAAAAATAACTTTAATGACAGGAGCAAATGCCGGAATCACAAGACCATCTGTTCAAAAGAACCAGCAAGACAATGGATAAACATTCACAAAACCGACCGGATCGGAAGCGGCGTATTATTATCGGAATCAGCGGGGCAACCGGTATTATTTATGGCATCCGGTTGTTACAGGTATTAAAAGAAATAGCCATTGAAACACATCTGGTGATTACCAAACCCGGAGAAATGACCCGATCCTTTGAAACAGAAATTTCATCCGAAGCGTTAAAGAATCTTGCAGATTTCAGTTATAACGTTCAGGATATTGGAGCTGCGATCTCCAGTGGCTCCTTTAAAACAATGGGAATGATCGTGGCTCCGTGCTCAGTAAGAACACTATCTGAAATAGCAACCGGAGCTACCGGCAACCTTCTTACGCGCGCAGCAGATGTTGTTTTAAAAGAAAGGAGGAAACTGGTGCTCCTGGTTCGTGAAACGCCCCTGCATGCCGGGCATCTGAAAAGCATGCTTGCGGTAACAGAAAACGGAGGCATCATTGCTCCCCCGGTTCCGGCATTTTATAATAAGCCCGGATCAGTAAACGACATCGTTGATTACACAGTTGGCCGGACGCTTGACTTATTTGATCTGGAAGTTCCGGGTATGTTCCGGTGGAAAGAAAAAACTGAATAAACTTAAAAATGAAACATTTAAAAAGCCTTAGAGCATTTATTGAAGCCCTGAAACAAATAGGTGAAGTACAGGAAATCGACGAGGAAGTTGACTGGGATCTGGAGATGAGCGCCATTACAAGGCGAAGCATGGACCTGAGAGCTCCTATGCCTGTTTTTAACAAAATAAAAAATATCGCTGGTTTTCGTGCATTGGGAGCGCCCGGAGGTTTGTCAGCAAAAAAAAGCTATAAATACAGCAGGGTAAATATTGCTTTGGGAGTGGAAGCAGATGCATCCCCCTTAGAAGTGATCGAAAAACTGGTGGCAGCAAGAAAAAGGGACCTGATCCCACCGGTCATCAGTCAAAACAAAAAGGTTCCCTGTAAAGAAAATGTATGGATCGGGGATGATGTAGATCTGTTAAAACTGCCTACCCCTAAAATTCATATGAAAGACGGCGGCAGGTATCTGCAGACTTTTGGGTTGAACATTGTAACAACGCCTGATGGAAGCTGGACGAACTGGTCCATAAACCGGATGATGCTGATTGATAAAACAAGACTGGCCTGTTTGATCCCACCGAATCAGCACCTCGGAATGATCCATGCGAAATGGAAAGAAAAAGGAGCGCCCACACCTGTTGCTATTGCGTTGGGGGTAGAACCTGGTCTCCCCTACGTGGGCGGCATGCCTGTTCCGGAAAATGTGGATGAGGCCGCCTATCTGGGTGCCTATTTCAATGAACCGCTTGAATTGGTCAGGGCAGAAACAGTGAATATCCTTGTGCCTGCCACGGCAGAAATAATCATAGAAGGGCACATTTCTCACATAGATGTATACGAAGAAGGCCCGATGGACGAATATCCGGGTTATGTAGGCGATGAAGGTTCACCAAAACCCGTCCTGCATGTCAGTGCAATCACTTACAGAGACAATGCCATTTTACCATTTGCGGTTGCGGGCACACCTGTTGATGAAAATCATACGGGCTGGGGATTACCCCATGCTGCAGAAACGCTTTACCTGCTCCGTTCATCAGGATTGCCTGTTTCAATGTGCTGGATAGTATTGGAAAGTGCCAACCATTGGATGGTAGTAGCGGTCCGTAAAGACTGGCACGAAATAACAAACCTGTCTTCAAAAGAAGTTGCTGAAGCAATCGGGAATGTTGTATTTCATTCCAAAGCGGGATTTGGCATCGCAAAAATTATTCTGTTAGAGGATGATATCGATGTCACCAATCCGGAAGAAGTAATATGGGCGTTCGCAAGCCGCGCACATCCGTATCACAGTGAAATATATTTTTCTGAACAGGCGCAAAATATTTTACCTGTTTTTCTTGAACCGACAGAAAAGCAAAGATTTAAAGTAACTAAAGTTATTTATAATTGTCTTTTAGCGGATCGGTTTGACAGGGACAAACGCCCTGTGCGTTCGGACTTTAATAATGCATGGCCTGCATCCCTTCAGGAAAAAGTATTACAGAATTGGAAAAATTATGGGTACAGCGATGAAGGGTAATTCAGGGTTATATTCCGGCAATCTATAAGGTAACAATTAATGCAATCAGGGTGACAATAGTATATCAGTAAGTTTGTGTTTTCTGTTCCAATTCACATGCGGGAATAACGCCGAATTATTCAATAAGCCCTATCATTTTATCTCCGGAATCTTCTATCCGTCACAATTTCAAACTTTAAATTGTCTTTTACACATTTTTGATGCATTTGTCATGGCATCCTGCCAACCGGAGGATTACACATACAAATGCAGAAAATACCGGGACTGGCCTCTACGGAAGAATATCAAATGTTTGCCCGCTTGTATAAATACCCAGCCGGATATTTTTAGAGGCCAGCCGGCCCCCGGAAGACACTTTTACCGGCTCTTCCGCTATCAACCGCAGCACCTGGCTTTCTCCCACTACGGTTGCCTTATTGCCTTTTACAATGATAGCTGTTGACTCGTCTATCCCTACTCCATAATACCCGGGATAAGCCGCCAATGCAGACAGTAGGCGGTTATAGCGGCTGCGTTTTATAAAATGCTGATCGATGATCGTATGCTGCAACAATCCCAGCCCTTCGGAAAACTCAATATTAGCCGGAAGCAGCTTATCAAAAGTTTCCTTATAAACCGTATCCTTTAACTGGCGGCCCGTGATCATATATCTGCTCATCACTGCTGCACCGGCGCTGGTGCCTGCAATGGTGCTTCCGTTCTTAAATGCAGCATGTATGGACTCATAGACCGGGGTATTTTTAACAACGGCCATAAACCGGTTCTGGTCGCCTCCTAAAATATAAATAAGCCGCGCATTGCGCAAAGAATCAACACCGCTTTTATCCGCAACATTGCGCTTCCTGAAATCAAATAACAGTACAGGAGCGTTTGTAAATTTTTCCAGTTCCTCTTTGATATACTTATACCCGGTATCCGGCAGTTCGCTGGCCATGGGCAGAACCACTATATAATCCTTCTTATGAAGCCCGGCTGTAGTTACAAGGCTTTTAATTAAGGCATCGCCGCGGGAGCCACCTCCTATAATAAATAAGCAGCCTTTACCGGCAGGCTGCTGG
This window encodes:
- a CDS encoding FecR family protein — encoded protein: MDKKLENRFYRLFALKLSGEANAEELQELEAILVQHPELQFFYDELIKPAQRDARDTERAEISYAAHAANMYVQEMLTEKQGLPARQHPVRFTKRWVVPVAAAVLLAVLLLVVFLNRKPGAIPGAGNEMATTKGSRSRIRLPDGTVVLLNANSRLNYDEKFKGDVREVSLWGEAYFDVTHDAARPFIIHTGAGTIKVLGTAFNVKAFDNGVFETALIRGKVAIRLKDHADEDFVLKPGQKLVASHNNNKTDSVMILPVTVKDSLIAETSWTKGRLVFVDRPLAEITAELERVFGVTIVFKSEKARQYRYTGTFDDTDLDQILEILKLSKPIKFQRDKNRITIE
- a CDS encoding RNA polymerase sigma factor, with amino-acid sequence MKDRAHLLYLQNRVAYARDQAAYKELYLYFHPALYKMAYTILQQDVLAEEVVADVMIRIWTMENKLAYVGHLNTYLLTAARNTAITYLKKHRMETRLPEAAGNGEPMSADTPDQQLMATELSVLIEQTVQALPPQCQMVYRLIKEEELSYKEAGAVLELSQNTLETHMRSALKKLRNALDDYLMKKKS
- a CDS encoding sulfatase, with amino-acid sequence MKNWLIVFISSVIVGGTLHAQKAKRPNIILFLVDDMGWQDTSEPFWKEKTPLNKIYRTPSMERLAKEGMKFTNAYAAPVCTPSRVSLMTGMNTGHHGVTNWTSPLLNTPTDQKDDQFETADWNYNGLSPVPGVPYTIYATTFPQLLKDAGYFTVHVGKAHWGSQGTPGANPNNMGFIVNIGGGAAGQEQSYYGEENYGNKPGIYSVRATPGLQDYYGTNTFLTEALTREALKAIETPISRNEPFYLNMAHFALHVPVQPDPRFIEHYKDLDPEEAAYATLIEGMDKSLGDIMDFLKKKGVAENTIIIFMSDNGGLSITNRGGKPNTQNQPLKAGKGSVNEGGIREPMIVKWPGVVRGGTVTNQYVIIEDFFPTILEMAGIKNYKLVQQIDGQSFVPLLKNPNQTQNTRSLIWHIPNKWIKDDAGPGINYYSAIRKGDWKLIYSLRTGKTELYNLKTDIGEEKDLASGNADRCRLLTTELFHQLKEWKAPMPVEKTTGKPLPFPVE
- a CDS encoding outer membrane beta-barrel protein; this encodes MKKIALFLIASFLLSGILYAQVDSTGNIPPPTKETKETPARPKKKYDLTKRANDHFLVQFGYTNWLSKPDSIQTGGLPRSVNVYFMLDFPFKTTPQLSAAIGLGIGSDHISLDKKQNFANVKATSGTMPFLYDTLTTTIKKTKVVTSYLEAPIELRYVANPEHSDGSFKFAIGIKGGFLIKSGTRSKLQEPGTQEYILKESSKYYFNTTRIAGTARIGVGHFTLFGSYQFTKLLKDGVGPNLRPVTVGLSFGGL
- a CDS encoding winged helix-turn-helix transcriptional regulator; protein product: MIVKGKNVVYRLDGKLYHCPMDITMKYIGGKWKAVVLWYLKGGTLRFAELKKRIPAITEKMLSIQLHTLEADGLIERKVYGSKPPVRVEYSLTEFGKTLIETLNAISKWGRNLGANRGELVELQEK
- a CDS encoding NADPH-dependent F420 reductase: MKKIGILGTGIVGSTIGSKLTALGYEVKMGSRTANNTKAAEWVKANGKSATQGTFADAAAYGEIIFNCTKGAYSPEAIKIAGAATLAGKILIDISNPLDFSKGMPPTLIPALSNTHSLGEAIQQLLPQTSVVKTLNIVNCEVMVDAAKCGGDATMFLAGNDSSSKKEAELILKQFGWKDIIDLGNITHSRSTEMMLLIWLSTTMVTKNRYIGFKILR
- a CDS encoding UbiX family flavin prenyltransferase, which produces MDKHSQNRPDRKRRIIIGISGATGIIYGIRLLQVLKEIAIETHLVITKPGEMTRSFETEISSEALKNLADFSYNVQDIGAAISSGSFKTMGMIVAPCSVRTLSEIATGATGNLLTRAADVVLKERRKLVLLVRETPLHAGHLKSMLAVTENGGIIAPPVPAFYNKPGSVNDIVDYTVGRTLDLFDLEVPGMFRWKEKTE
- a CDS encoding UbiD family decarboxylase; the encoded protein is MKHLKSLRAFIEALKQIGEVQEIDEEVDWDLEMSAITRRSMDLRAPMPVFNKIKNIAGFRALGAPGGLSAKKSYKYSRVNIALGVEADASPLEVIEKLVAARKRDLIPPVISQNKKVPCKENVWIGDDVDLLKLPTPKIHMKDGGRYLQTFGLNIVTTPDGSWTNWSINRMMLIDKTRLACLIPPNQHLGMIHAKWKEKGAPTPVAIALGVEPGLPYVGGMPVPENVDEAAYLGAYFNEPLELVRAETVNILVPATAEIIIEGHISHIDVYEEGPMDEYPGYVGDEGSPKPVLHVSAITYRDNAILPFAVAGTPVDENHTGWGLPHAAETLYLLRSSGLPVSMCWIVLESANHWMVVAVRKDWHEITNLSSKEVAEAIGNVVFHSKAGFGIAKIILLEDDIDVTNPEEVIWAFASRAHPYHSEIYFSEQAQNILPVFLEPTEKQRFKVTKVIYNCLLADRFDRDKRPVRSDFNNAWPASLQEKVLQNWKNYGYSDEG
- a CDS encoding cyanophycinase; the encoded protein is MRLLNSLILVLLLAVQAYSQQPAGKGCLFIIGGGSRGDALIKSLVTTAGLHKKDYIVVLPMASELPDTGYKYIKEELEKFTNAPVLLFDFRKRNVADKSGVDSLRNARLIYILGGDQNRFMAVVKNTPVYESIHAAFKNGSTIAGTSAGAAVMSRYMITGRQLKDTVYKETFDKLLPANIEFSEGLGLLQHTIIDQHFIKRSRYNRLLSALAAYPGYYGVGIDESTAIIVKGNKATVVGESQVLRLIAEEPVKVSSGGRLASKNIRLGIYTSGQTFDILP